One window of Rasiella rasia genomic DNA carries:
- a CDS encoding 3-hydroxyacyl-CoA dehydrogenase/enoyl-CoA hydratase family protein: MSKRRINKVAVIGSGIMGSGIACHFANIGVEVLLLDIVPRELNEKEKAKSLTLEDKVVRNRLVNDALQASIKSKPAPLYHIDFAKRITTGNLEDDIAKVKDVDWIIEVVVERLDIKQKVFENLEKHRTPGTLITSNTSGIPIKFMSEGRSDDFQQHFCGTHFFNPPRYLKLFEIIPGPKTKPEILDFLNSYGEQFLGKTTVVAKDTPAFIGNRIGIFSIMSLFHAVKEMGLTIEEVDKLSGPVIGRPKSATFRTVDVVGLDTLVHVANGIRENCPDDERAKLFELPEFINTMMDNKWLGSKTGQGFYKKTKNADGATEILSLDLDTLEYRAAKKAKFATLELTKSVDNVADRFPILVKGKDQAGAFNRKTLAALFAYVTNRIPEISDELYKIDDAMKAGFGWQHGPFEIWDAIGVHEGIDMMKAEGHEPASWVSEMVANGNDSFYTVKEGATYFYDIPKKQQLKVPGQDAFIILDNIRQNTEVFKNSGVVVEDLGDGILNCEFRSKMNSIGGDVLAGINKAIDLAEKDYDGLVIGNQGANFSVGANIGMIFMMAVEQEYDELNAAVKYFQDTVMRLRYSSIPTVMAPHGMTLGGGCELTLHADRVVAAAESYIGLVEFGVGVIPGGGGSKEMALRASDSFEKDDVELNRLRQHFLTVAMAKVSTSAYEAYDLDILKPGKDIVVVNTARQLATAKAVARQMADMGYTKPPMRTDVKVLGKQALGMFYVGTDSMEASKYISEHDQKIADKLAYVMAGGDLSEPTLVSEQYLLDLEREAFLSLTGERKTLERLQHMIQKGKPLRN; encoded by the coding sequence ATGTCAAAAAGAAGAATAAATAAAGTAGCCGTAATTGGTTCAGGAATTATGGGAAGCGGTATTGCTTGCCATTTTGCCAATATAGGGGTAGAAGTACTTTTACTCGATATTGTACCAAGAGAATTGAATGAAAAGGAAAAGGCCAAGAGTCTTACCCTAGAAGACAAGGTAGTTCGTAATAGATTAGTAAACGATGCCTTGCAAGCTTCCATTAAATCAAAGCCCGCTCCATTATATCATATAGATTTTGCCAAGCGCATTACCACGGGTAATTTAGAAGATGATATCGCCAAGGTAAAGGATGTAGATTGGATTATTGAAGTGGTTGTAGAACGTCTTGATATAAAGCAAAAGGTATTTGAAAACCTTGAAAAGCACAGAACCCCAGGAACATTAATCACTTCTAACACCTCAGGAATTCCTATAAAATTTATGAGTGAAGGGCGTAGTGACGACTTCCAACAACACTTCTGTGGAACGCATTTTTTCAATCCGCCGAGATACCTCAAACTTTTTGAAATAATTCCTGGCCCAAAAACGAAACCAGAAATATTAGACTTCCTAAATAGTTATGGAGAGCAATTTCTAGGAAAAACAACTGTAGTTGCTAAAGACACACCTGCTTTTATCGGAAACCGTATTGGAATCTTTAGCATTATGAGTTTGTTTCATGCGGTAAAAGAAATGGGCTTAACCATTGAAGAAGTAGACAAACTTTCAGGCCCTGTAATCGGGCGCCCTAAAAGCGCTACGTTTCGTACAGTAGATGTTGTTGGTTTAGATACATTGGTACATGTAGCCAATGGAATTCGTGAAAACTGCCCAGATGATGAACGCGCTAAGCTATTCGAATTACCAGAGTTCATTAATACCATGATGGACAACAAATGGCTTGGAAGTAAAACTGGACAAGGATTTTATAAAAAAACAAAGAATGCAGATGGTGCTACTGAAATTTTAAGTCTCGATTTAGATACATTAGAATACAGAGCTGCGAAAAAGGCAAAGTTTGCGACACTAGAATTAACTAAATCTGTAGATAATGTTGCAGATCGTTTTCCAATCTTAGTAAAAGGAAAGGATCAAGCCGGAGCGTTTAACAGAAAAACACTTGCTGCACTTTTCGCTTATGTAACAAATCGTATTCCTGAAATTTCAGACGAATTGTACAAAATTGATGATGCTATGAAAGCCGGATTTGGTTGGCAGCACGGGCCTTTTGAAATATGGGACGCTATTGGCGTACATGAAGGAATCGATATGATGAAAGCTGAAGGTCACGAACCTGCTTCATGGGTTTCAGAAATGGTAGCCAACGGAAATGATTCGTTCTATACAGTAAAAGAAGGAGCAACCTATTTTTATGACATTCCGAAAAAACAACAATTAAAGGTTCCGGGACAAGATGCCTTTATCATCCTAGACAATATTCGTCAAAATACCGAAGTGTTTAAAAACAGTGGTGTTGTGGTTGAAGACTTAGGAGATGGTATCTTAAACTGTGAATTCCGAAGTAAAATGAACAGCATTGGCGGCGATGTCTTGGCTGGAATTAATAAGGCAATAGATTTAGCAGAGAAAGACTACGACGGTCTTGTTATTGGAAACCAAGGTGCTAATTTCTCTGTAGGAGCTAATATTGGGATGATCTTTATGATGGCTGTAGAGCAAGAGTATGATGAGCTTAATGCCGCAGTGAAATACTTTCAAGATACTGTAATGCGTCTTCGCTACTCGTCTATTCCAACCGTAATGGCTCCGCACGGAATGACCCTAGGTGGAGGATGTGAGTTAACGCTACATGCAGATCGTGTGGTTGCCGCTGCAGAAAGCTATATAGGACTTGTAGAGTTTGGTGTAGGAGTTATTCCAGGCGGTGGTGGTTCTAAAGAAATGGCGTTACGAGCTAGTGATTCTTTTGAAAAAGACGATGTAGAGTTAAACAGATTACGTCAACACTTTTTAACGGTAGCAATGGCAAAAGTTTCTACTTCGGCCTATGAAGCATACGACCTTGACATATTAAAACCAGGTAAAGATATAGTGGTTGTGAATACTGCCAGACAGTTGGCAACAGCAAAAGCTGTAGCGCGTCAAATGGCAGATATGGGCTACACAAAACCTCCGATGAGAACTGATGTAAAAGTATTAGGAAAACAAGCGCTTGGTATGTTCTACGTAGGAACAGACAGTATGGAAGCGAGTAAATATATTAGCGAACACGATCAGAAGATTGCAGATAAACTAGCCTATGTAATGGCCGGTGGCGATTTGTCTGAACCAACTTTAGTTAGCGAACAATATTTGTTAGACCTAGAACGTGAAGCATTTTTAAGCCTCACGGGAGAACGCAAAACACTAGAACGATTACAGCATATGATTCAAAAAGGAAAGCCGTTGAGAAACTAA
- a CDS encoding MarR family winged helix-turn-helix transcriptional regulator yields MKEKTIDYVLRATWMAVQKMYNEEAGRKKSTMATGFALISIDPDEGTPSTALGPKMGMEATSLSRTLKSMESKGLIERKPNPEDGRGVLIHLTPFGKEMRDFSKSVVFRFDEAVKEHVSDEELAVFKKVANTMMELINSKRIYTEKHTY; encoded by the coding sequence TTGAAGGAAAAAACTATAGATTACGTATTGCGAGCCACTTGGATGGCTGTACAAAAAATGTACAATGAAGAAGCTGGGCGTAAAAAAAGCACCATGGCAACTGGTTTTGCCTTAATTAGTATTGATCCTGATGAAGGCACCCCGTCTACGGCCCTTGGACCTAAAATGGGGATGGAAGCCACTTCCCTATCGCGTACATTAAAGTCAATGGAGAGTAAAGGTCTTATAGAGCGTAAACCAAATCCCGAAGACGGTAGAGGTGTATTAATTCATCTTACACCCTTCGGAAAAGAGATGCGCGATTTTTCCAAAAGCGTAGTCTTTCGTTTTGATGAGGCCGTTAAAGAACACGTTTCTGATGAAGAATTGGCAGTTTTTAAAAAAGTTGCTAATACCATGATGGAGCTTATTAATAGCAAAAGAATTTATACAGAAAAACATACTTACTAG
- a CDS encoding AMP-dependent synthetase/ligase, giving the protein MTDPKRLFDFPYYQLAQFPQEAALVSKVNGEWVKTSTQEYIDKANAISRGLIHLGVKPNDKVAIISMTNRTEWNICDIGILQTGAQDVPIYPTISEEDYEYVLNHSESTYCFVSCNEVLEKINKIKGNVPTLKGIYSFDTLANCDNWMNVIALGDEHKDLQEELDKRKEVINEDDLATLIYTSGTTGKPKGVMLSHKNIASNAKHSEGRLPIELGKSKALSFLPVCHIYERMLLYMYQYCGVSIHFAESLETISDNLKEVHPEVMTAVPRLLEKVYDKIIAKGQDLTGVKKNLFFWAVELGLKWEPYGQNGWWYETKLKLARKLIFSKWQEALGGNLKAIASGSAALQPRLARVFNAAGCPVMEGYGLTETSPVVSVNDMRNNGFKIGTVGKPLPDTEIKIAEDGEILIKGPQVMQGYYKDQEQTDEVLKNGYFHTGDIGEIDSEGFLKITDRKKSMFKTSGGKYVAPQLIENAMKQSGFIEQILVVGEGEKMPAALIQPNWEFISDWSDKKGKNISKDPKEAVQDEVLIARIQKEVDRHNERFGKWEKIKTFALTPDTWSIEGGQLTPTMKAKRKVIKEMYKDLYEGLYGR; this is encoded by the coding sequence ATGACCGATCCTAAAAGACTTTTCGACTTCCCGTATTACCAACTCGCTCAATTCCCGCAAGAAGCGGCTTTAGTGAGTAAAGTAAATGGCGAGTGGGTTAAAACCTCTACTCAAGAATATATAGACAAGGCAAATGCGATAAGCCGAGGCCTGATACATTTAGGTGTAAAGCCTAATGACAAGGTTGCCATAATTTCTATGACCAACCGAACCGAATGGAATATTTGCGACATAGGAATTCTTCAAACTGGAGCACAAGATGTACCCATCTACCCTACCATTAGCGAAGAAGACTATGAGTATGTATTAAATCATTCTGAATCTACATATTGCTTTGTTTCCTGTAATGAAGTCTTAGAAAAAATAAATAAAATTAAAGGCAACGTACCGACGCTAAAAGGCATTTATTCTTTTGACACACTCGCTAATTGCGACAATTGGATGAATGTTATTGCTTTAGGCGATGAGCATAAAGACCTACAAGAAGAACTTGATAAGCGGAAAGAAGTAATAAATGAAGATGATCTTGCAACGCTTATTTACACTTCTGGAACTACGGGTAAACCAAAAGGTGTAATGCTAAGTCATAAAAATATTGCTAGCAACGCAAAGCATAGTGAAGGACGATTACCTATAGAATTGGGAAAAAGCAAAGCATTAAGCTTTTTACCGGTATGCCACATCTACGAGCGAATGCTTTTATACATGTACCAATATTGTGGTGTTAGTATACATTTTGCTGAAAGTTTAGAAACCATTAGTGACAATCTGAAAGAAGTACATCCAGAAGTAATGACGGCCGTACCCCGTTTACTTGAAAAAGTATACGACAAGATTATTGCCAAAGGACAAGATCTTACCGGGGTTAAGAAGAACTTATTTTTCTGGGCAGTAGAATTAGGACTAAAATGGGAACCTTATGGTCAAAACGGATGGTGGTATGAAACAAAACTAAAACTTGCTAGAAAATTAATCTTTAGTAAATGGCAAGAAGCCTTAGGTGGTAATCTAAAAGCTATTGCGTCTGGTAGCGCAGCCTTACAACCTAGACTTGCGCGTGTGTTTAATGCCGCAGGTTGCCCAGTAATGGAAGGATACGGTCTTACAGAAACATCACCTGTAGTATCTGTAAACGACATGCGTAATAACGGATTTAAAATTGGTACTGTAGGTAAACCTCTTCCCGATACCGAAATTAAAATTGCAGAAGATGGAGAGATTCTTATAAAAGGACCACAAGTGATGCAAGGTTACTATAAAGATCAGGAACAAACAGATGAAGTACTTAAAAACGGGTACTTTCATACTGGAGATATTGGCGAAATAGACAGTGAAGGATTCTTAAAAATTACCGATCGTAAAAAATCTATGTTTAAAACTAGCGGCGGAAAGTATGTAGCACCGCAGCTTATTGAAAACGCCATGAAGCAATCTGGATTTATTGAGCAGATTTTAGTTGTTGGAGAGGGTGAGAAAATGCCCGCTGCACTTATTCAACCTAACTGGGAATTCATCTCAGACTGGAGCGATAAAAAAGGAAAAAATATATCAAAAGACCCAAAAGAAGCTGTGCAAGATGAAGTGCTTATTGCACGAATCCAGAAAGAAGTAGACAGACACAATGAGCGCTTTGGAAAATGGGAAAAGATTAAAACGTTTGCGCTTACACCAGACACATGGAGCATAGAAGGTGGACAACTTACACCAACCATGAAAGCAAAACGAAAGGTTATTAAAGAAATGTACAAAGACCTCTATGAAGGTCTCTACGGAAGGTAA
- a CDS encoding M14 family zinc carboxypeptidase: MKYTLLLFGFLLATSVVAQEVQEKYQHAKISYTNNPDGLAQLEALGISVEHGTHKKGHFVISDFSESQVAIARSAGFTVEILVDDAKEYFLEQNRNPMPVRNPSCDQASDDYETPSNFHLGSMGGYLTYQELLNELDEMKAQYPNLITAKAPISNFMTEGQPDNSVTPSIGGNAIQWVKISDNPDMTTEGEPQILYSAIHHAREPASLSQLVFYMWYLLENYDSNPEVKDIVDNTELYFVPVVNPDGYLYNEKTDPNGGGFWRKNRKNGHGVDNNRNYDYYIGGNPANGVWGGEGTSGNTSSDIYRGTAPFSEIENQAMKWFVENHNFVMAFNNHTSGDLLLYPYGYAENVFTPENSLFEAVGDELVSRNGFTNQISSDLYAAAGTSDDFMYGTIGTHDKIYSFTPEIGPSFWPVSSQIIPISKGMMYLNLTSAKMVNNFATVNATGNLFVGDEANQTAKFDIRRLGIAGSGTFTVSLNPISTNFAFVGGGSTFTSMDVLETQSGSINYTVASGTQAGDDIVYELVINNGSYDSKTLVTKKFGALTPIFEDAGDSVSDNFTNNGWGVTGSTFVSPSSSITESPNGDYQNNANETITLTNEIDLTEATGANLSFYAKWEIEDNWDYTQVEVSINNGASWEPQCGKYTNAGSTNNSQPTGEPLYDGVQSDWVLEEIDLSDYLGESILVRFQFSSDGAERGDGFYFDDLAVNVVEDTVLSVNDFLDNQFVLYPNPVQNILNIETPIANYGVEIFNIQGQKIFSSEKNANNSQIDYSSFAAGMYVMRLTSESSVQTFRIVKQ, translated from the coding sequence ATGAAATACACCTTACTTCTTTTTGGATTTTTGCTAGCTACCTCTGTAGTTGCGCAAGAAGTTCAGGAAAAATACCAACACGCAAAAATCAGTTATACCAATAATCCAGACGGTCTTGCACAATTAGAGGCCTTAGGTATATCTGTAGAACACGGAACTCATAAAAAGGGTCATTTTGTTATTTCAGATTTCTCAGAATCTCAAGTGGCAATAGCTCGTTCGGCTGGTTTTACTGTAGAAATTCTAGTAGACGACGCTAAAGAGTACTTTTTAGAGCAAAATAGAAATCCAATGCCGGTGCGTAATCCTAGTTGCGATCAGGCGAGTGATGACTATGAGACTCCGTCTAATTTCCATCTAGGAAGTATGGGTGGTTATTTAACCTATCAAGAGCTTCTTAATGAGCTTGATGAGATGAAGGCACAATACCCAAATCTTATTACTGCTAAAGCTCCTATTAGCAACTTTATGACTGAAGGGCAACCAGATAATTCTGTTACACCGTCTATAGGTGGAAATGCTATTCAATGGGTTAAAATTAGTGACAATCCTGACATGACTACTGAAGGAGAACCGCAGATTTTATATTCTGCGATTCACCATGCGCGTGAACCAGCCTCTTTATCGCAACTCGTGTTTTATATGTGGTATTTACTAGAAAACTATGATAGCAACCCAGAGGTAAAGGATATTGTAGATAATACAGAGCTTTACTTTGTACCTGTTGTGAACCCTGATGGTTATTTATACAATGAAAAAACAGACCCTAATGGTGGTGGGTTTTGGAGAAAGAACAGAAAAAATGGTCATGGTGTAGACAACAATAGAAACTACGATTATTATATTGGTGGAAATCCGGCAAACGGCGTATGGGGAGGTGAAGGGACTTCTGGAAATACAAGTAGTGACATTTATAGAGGAACAGCACCGTTTTCTGAAATTGAAAATCAGGCCATGAAATGGTTTGTTGAAAATCACAACTTTGTTATGGCGTTTAACAACCATACTTCAGGAGATTTATTGCTATACCCTTACGGATATGCAGAAAATGTATTTACACCAGAAAACTCATTATTTGAAGCTGTTGGAGATGAGTTGGTTTCGAGAAATGGATTTACAAACCAAATCTCTTCAGACTTATATGCCGCAGCAGGTACTAGTGACGATTTCATGTATGGCACAATAGGAACTCATGATAAGATTTATTCTTTTACGCCAGAAATTGGACCATCATTTTGGCCAGTTTCTAGCCAAATTATACCGATTTCTAAAGGTATGATGTATTTAAATCTTACCTCAGCCAAAATGGTAAACAATTTTGCCACTGTTAATGCTACAGGAAATTTATTTGTGGGTGATGAAGCAAACCAAACTGCCAAATTTGATATCAGACGATTGGGTATTGCTGGCTCTGGTACGTTTACCGTAAGTTTAAATCCGATATCCACTAACTTCGCTTTTGTAGGTGGAGGTTCAACTTTTACTTCCATGGATGTTTTAGAAACGCAAAGCGGTAGTATTAACTACACCGTAGCATCTGGCACTCAAGCTGGTGATGACATTGTGTATGAGTTAGTTATTAATAATGGTAGTTACGATAGTAAAACGTTAGTAACCAAAAAATTTGGAGCGCTTACACCAATTTTTGAGGACGCTGGAGACAGTGTTTCAGACAATTTTACCAATAATGGTTGGGGTGTAACCGGCAGTACGTTTGTATCGCCGTCGAGTTCGATTACAGAATCACCTAACGGAGACTACCAAAACAATGCCAACGAAACTATAACACTTACAAACGAAATTGACTTAACTGAAGCTACTGGCGCAAACCTTAGTTTTTATGCCAAGTGGGAAATTGAAGACAATTGGGACTATACGCAAGTTGAAGTAAGCATTAATAATGGTGCATCTTGGGAGCCACAATGTGGAAAATACACCAATGCAGGTAGCACAAACAACTCGCAGCCTACAGGAGAACCTCTTTATGATGGAGTTCAAAGTGATTGGGTGTTGGAAGAAATTGACTTGTCTGATTATTTAGGTGAATCTATTTTAGTTCGTTTTCAGTTTTCTTCAGATGGAGCAGAACGAGGAGATGGATTTTATTTCGACGACTTAGCGGTAAATGTGGTTGAAGACACTGTACTAAGTGTGAATGACTTTTTGGACAATCAGTTTGTGTTGTATCCAAACCCAGTACAAAACATCTTGAATATTGAGACGCCAATAGCCAACTACGGCGTAGAAATCTTTAACATTCAGGGGCAGAAAATTTTCTCAAGTGAGAAGAATGCAAACAACAGCCAGATAGACTATAGTTCATTTGCAGCTGGAATGTATGTAATGCGTCTTACTTCAGAAAGCAGCGTTCAAACCTTCAGGATTGTAAAGCAGTAA
- the purL gene encoding phosphoribosylformylglycinamidine synthase, with protein MIHFFGNVNSKIFAVQTQGKISSENSKKLVWLFGNQPSIEQSAIADFFIGPRAAMITPWSTNAVEITQNMGVDGIIRIEEFVNVSENFTDFDPMLSQKYSSLHQEIFTIAIEPEPVLEIDDIDAYNKAEGLALNQEEVVYLEDLSNRLGRKLTDSEVFGFSQANSEHCRHKIFNGTFVIDGEEMPSSLFKLIKKTSQENPNGIVSAYKDNVAFVKGPVATQFAPKAADVPEFYETKDFESVISLKAETHNFPTTVEPFNGAATGSGGEIRDRLAGGKGSLPLAGTAVYMTSYSRLEANRPWEQAMEARDWLYQTPLDILIKASNGASDFGNKFGQPLIAGSVLTFEHQEHARKLGFDKVIMLAGGIGYGKADQALKDTPNKGDKVVILGGENYRIGMGGAAVSSADTGEFSSGIELNAIQRSNPEMQKRAANAVRGMVESDQNLIVSIHDHGAGGHLNCLSELVEDTGGKIDLDKLPVGDPTLSAKEIIGNESQERMGLVIAKENLDTLSRISARERSPMYEVGEVTNDHTFVFESATTGEKPMDFKLSDMFGSSPKTIMSDQSISRTYTNPQYTNNNLKQYIENVLQLEAVASKDWLTNKVDRCVTGRVAKQQCTGPLQLPLNNCGVMALDYNGKNGVATSIGHSPISGLIDPVAGSRNSITEALTNIIWAPLEDGLKSISLSANWMWPCNNEGEDARLYKAVEAISEFSIDLGINVPTGKDSLSMKQKYKNEEVISPGTVIISAAGHCNEISKVVEPVLQKEGGSLYYINISQDTFKLGGSSFAQTMNAVGSEAPTVKSAAYVKNVFSSIQKLITDNKILAGHDVASGGLITTLLEMCFADVNLGATLDLSGLSEDALLKVLFAENCAIVIQASEDTSVEKILTDNNVNFEKIGTATEGDAFQLRHHTEEITLSVSEMRDTWYKTSYLLDQKQSGSEKAKERFNNYKQQPLQFKFPQNFTGKNPKHPEPSNGKPRIKAAIIREKGSNSEREMANAMYLAGFDVKDVHMTDLITGRETLEDIQFIAAVGGFSNSDVLGSAKGWAGAFLYNEKANKALKDFFNREDTLSLGVCNGCQLFIELGLLTPNDVEKPKMLHNETGKFECNFTSVTIQENNSVMLSSLAGSTLGIWAAHGEGKFSFPKEESHYNIVGKYGYDAFPSNPNGSDYNTAMMTDATGRHLVMMPHLERSTFPWNWGHYPADRTDEVTPWIQGFLNARIWLENRL; from the coding sequence ATGATTCATTTCTTCGGAAACGTTAACAGCAAGATTTTTGCCGTACAAACCCAAGGGAAAATTTCTTCAGAAAATAGTAAAAAATTGGTATGGCTCTTCGGAAACCAACCTAGCATAGAACAGTCCGCAATAGCGGATTTTTTTATTGGGCCAAGGGCGGCGATGATTACGCCATGGAGTACCAATGCCGTAGAAATCACCCAAAACATGGGTGTTGACGGAATTATTAGAATTGAAGAATTTGTAAATGTTTCTGAAAACTTTACAGACTTCGATCCTATGCTTTCTCAGAAATATTCTTCCTTACATCAGGAAATTTTCACCATTGCCATAGAACCCGAACCCGTACTAGAGATAGATGATATAGATGCGTACAACAAAGCCGAAGGACTTGCCCTCAACCAAGAAGAGGTAGTTTATCTTGAAGATCTTTCTAATCGCTTAGGGAGAAAACTAACCGACAGCGAAGTTTTTGGTTTCAGTCAGGCCAATAGTGAACACTGTAGACATAAAATTTTTAACGGCACCTTTGTGATAGATGGTGAAGAGATGCCCTCTTCTCTTTTTAAACTAATTAAAAAAACTTCGCAAGAAAATCCCAATGGAATTGTCTCGGCGTATAAAGATAATGTAGCTTTTGTAAAAGGCCCTGTAGCAACGCAGTTTGCCCCAAAAGCAGCAGACGTACCTGAGTTTTACGAAACTAAAGATTTTGAAAGTGTAATTTCATTAAAAGCTGAAACACACAATTTCCCTACAACGGTAGAGCCCTTTAATGGTGCTGCCACCGGAAGTGGAGGAGAAATTAGAGATCGTTTGGCTGGAGGAAAAGGCTCGCTCCCGCTAGCAGGAACAGCCGTTTATATGACCTCATACTCACGTTTAGAAGCAAATAGACCTTGGGAACAAGCTATGGAAGCTAGAGATTGGTTGTACCAAACTCCACTAGACATTCTAATTAAAGCCAGTAACGGGGCTTCAGATTTTGGAAATAAATTTGGCCAGCCACTTATCGCGGGTTCTGTACTTACTTTTGAACACCAAGAACATGCTCGTAAATTAGGGTTCGACAAAGTAATTATGCTTGCAGGTGGTATTGGCTACGGAAAAGCAGACCAAGCACTAAAAGACACCCCAAACAAAGGTGACAAAGTGGTTATCTTAGGTGGTGAGAACTATCGTATTGGTATGGGTGGCGCAGCAGTATCTAGTGCAGATACAGGCGAGTTCTCAAGCGGTATAGAATTAAATGCCATTCAACGATCTAATCCAGAAATGCAAAAAAGAGCAGCCAATGCCGTTAGAGGCATGGTAGAAAGTGATCAAAACCTCATTGTTTCAATTCATGACCACGGTGCTGGAGGCCACCTTAACTGCCTTAGTGAATTAGTAGAAGATACTGGTGGTAAAATAGATTTAGATAAATTACCTGTGGGAGACCCTACGCTCTCTGCAAAAGAAATTATTGGTAACGAGTCTCAAGAACGTATGGGATTAGTAATTGCCAAAGAAAATCTAGATACTTTAAGTAGAATTTCAGCTCGTGAACGCTCACCAATGTATGAAGTTGGTGAAGTTACAAACGATCATACCTTTGTATTTGAAAGCGCTACCACGGGAGAAAAACCAATGGACTTTAAGCTCTCTGATATGTTTGGAAGTTCTCCAAAAACTATCATGAGCGACCAGAGTATCTCAAGAACTTATACCAACCCTCAATACACAAATAACAATTTAAAACAATACATAGAGAATGTCTTACAACTGGAAGCGGTTGCGAGCAAAGATTGGCTTACCAATAAAGTAGACAGATGTGTAACCGGACGCGTTGCCAAGCAACAATGTACAGGTCCTTTGCAACTCCCGCTTAATAATTGCGGAGTGATGGCGCTAGATTACAACGGTAAAAATGGAGTGGCTACAAGTATTGGACATTCGCCAATTTCTGGATTAATAGATCCAGTAGCGGGTTCTAGAAATTCTATCACCGAGGCACTTACCAATATTATTTGGGCTCCTCTTGAAGATGGTTTAAAAAGTATCTCTCTTTCGGCTAACTGGATGTGGCCTTGTAATAACGAAGGAGAAGACGCTCGCCTTTACAAAGCAGTAGAAGCGATTAGCGAGTTTTCTATAGACTTAGGTATTAATGTACCTACTGGAAAAGATTCGCTCTCTATGAAGCAGAAATACAAAAATGAGGAGGTAATCTCTCCTGGAACAGTGATTATTTCGGCTGCTGGACATTGTAATGAAATTTCTAAGGTGGTAGAGCCTGTGCTTCAAAAAGAAGGAGGAAGCTTATACTATATTAACATCTCTCAAGACACATTTAAGTTAGGTGGGTCTTCGTTTGCTCAGACTATGAATGCTGTAGGTAGTGAAGCGCCCACTGTAAAGAGTGCCGCCTATGTAAAAAACGTTTTTTCCTCCATTCAGAAATTAATTACAGACAATAAAATTTTAGCAGGACACGATGTTGCCTCGGGAGGGTTAATCACTACCCTACTTGAAATGTGCTTTGCCGATGTTAACCTAGGAGCAACTTTAGACCTTTCTGGACTTTCTGAAGATGCACTGCTGAAAGTTTTGTTTGCTGAAAATTGCGCTATTGTAATTCAAGCATCAGAAGATACTTCGGTAGAAAAAATTCTTACCGATAACAACGTTAATTTTGAAAAAATTGGGACTGCAACCGAAGGTGACGCTTTTCAGCTAAGGCATCATACCGAAGAAATTACACTTTCAGTTTCGGAAATGAGAGATACTTGGTATAAAACTTCGTATTTGTTAGACCAGAAACAAAGTGGTTCTGAAAAGGCTAAAGAGCGTTTCAACAACTATAAACAACAACCCCTTCAATTTAAATTTCCGCAGAACTTCACAGGAAAAAATCCGAAGCACCCAGAACCAAGCAACGGAAAACCAAGAATAAAAGCCGCTATTATTCGCGAAAAAGGAAGTAACAGTGAGCGAGAAATGGCAAATGCAATGTACCTGGCTGGGTTTGATGTGAAAGATGTACACATGACCGATTTAATTACTGGGCGTGAAACATTAGAAGACATTCAATTTATTGCGGCAGTAGGAGGATTCTCTAATAGTGATGTTTTAGGAAGTGCAAAAGGTTGGGCTGGAGCATTTTTATACAACGAAAAAGCCAATAAGGCGCTTAAAGACTTTTTTAACAGAGAAGACACGCTCTCTTTAGGAGTATGCAACGGCTGCCAACTCTTTATTGAGTTAGGTTTATTAACACCAAACGACGTAGAAAAACCTAAAATGCTTCATAACGAAACCGGCAAATTTGAGTGTAATTTTACTTCGGTAACTATTCAGGAAAACAATTCGGTTATGCTTTCTAGTTTAGCTGGTAGCACACTTGGTATTTGGGCAGCACATGGAGAAGGAAAATTCAGCTTTCCGAAGGAAGAAAGCCACTACAACATCGTAGGGAAATACGGATATGACGCTTTTCCGAGTAACCCAAATGGAAGCGACTATAACACAGCGATGATGACCGATGCTACAGGAAGACACTTGGTAATGATGCCACACTTAGAGCGATCTACCTTTCCCTGGAATTGGGGTCATTACCCTGCAGACAGAACCGATGAAGTAACCCCATGGATTCAAGGTTTCTTAAATGCAAGAATTTGGTTAGAAAATCGTTTATAA